The Plasmodium relictum strain SGS1 genome assembly, chromosome: 4 region CTTAACATATGGGCGTAAtggaaaatataaagaaaaactGTGTATATTTTCTTTCCACATATAATATTTGGCTCTTCCTTCTATTGTTTCTCCTATATCATATCCTTTTAaactttgtttttttttaatattttccgTATATCCTCtactatatttattttcactcatttctttcttcagatcatcaaaatatttatctgttttctttttatgaTGCTCATCTAATTGAGGATATAAATCTTTCCACATGTAATGATTTGGATCATAtttcatttcattttctaatttctttaataaaaaatcagtttttatttctagttctttttttttctcatattCTTCAGTTCTTCTAATTATTTCCTCccttcttttattatttttttcattattttcctCATTTATATCAAAATGTTCtgatttatcattttcactTTTAATATCAAGAATTTCTGTTTtgctattttcatttatatttaaaggtttattttttgtttctttttctactttttttttattacttaactctttttcaattatatttttattgttttttttttcagtatGATCCTTTGTATTTGGTTTTTCTTCGCTCggcatatttatatttttattacttaagtctattatattattagagGAACCAAAAgaatacttttttaaaaaatcttgtgatttttcttcatttgaaAACATTTCAGGTGTTATACCAATCCAATTTTCATCAATACCGTAtatattacataaatatatttccatttttatcCAATTTTCATTTGTTATAACATCATAAATATTCTTCTCTTCAGCATTTCCTGGTTCCGCTGCTGATAAagcatttttaaataataaattgttcttaatataaaaaatagatttttctaattttttcataGTTAGAATgcatttttgtattatatgaTGGCTGTATAACAGAGGAAATTCCAACATAGTagaatttgtttttttattgtttaatATTACTGTATCACTATAAGTATCATAAATATTGAATTCTATAGTTACATTTGATCTCATATAcctatttttatcaatataataattttcatcagaattaaatatataatgagACAAAACttgttttatttctttatcatattttttatcattttcatcacatattttttttttttttttttcatcttctaATAACTCATCTTCTCCTTCAGTAACCAACTGCTTCAATATATTTCCTTTGttaaatgagaaaaaatatttgcttaaattctttttattatataattttaatacttctatttcattattctctttttcatgattttcattattttcatgagacttttcaaaaaaaaaattatttaaatacttTTCTTTTCTATCTTTATCGTAATCATTAGAAACATCTCTTTCTCTTATATCTTCTTccttttccatttttttttttttttttttttcttcattagtttttaaaaaacttAGATAAGTATTTTTCATCCACTTAAATATAACATTCACTAAATTTTTAGAACTAATAAAAACGTTTTCCtgatatacatattttaatatatcataCATACTCAAATCTAAGAATTTATCTGAAAAGACATCTTCCTCTTCcttcatatttttcataatctttttttttttccttatttctcttttttgaattatatcatcttcttttccttttatgtaattttcaGCCTTTTTCATCATTTCGTCGAAACGTGTGTCATTATTTTGATCACTGTCGCTTATCATTGTATTATTCTTATCAGAATTTTCATTCTTACTACTTCTTTCATCATCATTTACATTTTGTCCatttttttcacttttttcgCTTATATcgttttcatttaattttttattgtctaaataaatatgttcCTTATTATAACTTAACGCTTCATTTATTAcgtaattttcttttattgaTTCATCTTTGTTTGACGGGACTGTTTCATTGTTGCTTTCTAcagattttttttcttgttcatatttaatataattattacgGTAAAAATTGCTATTTCCACATTTAttattgaaataaaatattttacatgTTTTCTTATTCACACTATTTagtatgtatattttttttaatatactaTTTCctataaaacattttttattaaaatcactagtattattttttacagAGTATCTTTTCTTtacattatataaataatataaataattattttttctattatttttgtatatattattttgaaaataataatttaagttCAGGTCATATTTACCAATTGCGcagttaaataaaataaaaaacaatatatatattctaatAAATATCCATAATTTgttcattataaaaattctttaccttttttataattaactttttttttgtagcatgttgaaaataaaaaatttaaatgaaatatacaTAAGATACTaatgcttttatttttttttttccttttttatgcTGATTAAAAAGTTGAAAAactttgtaatttttttttattttacattcccaaattattaaataaaaatgtatgaaaattatcatttaatatatataattacaaaaattacATGTGTATTTAAACTTGCTGATACTACtaagaatataaattatataatattttatgttattaatttatgttattttttaatatagaaGGTACATTCATTATGCctttatttttagaaaacattaataattattatcaatTTAATTTAcctatttctattttattttaaaaattacaatGGTAGGTTCTAAGAGAAACATGATCTTAtgaatgaataaaaattttaattatataacaaTGAGCAACTTTTCAGTTCATAGATGAAATAGaaagttttattttaaatcGTGATAAAgctaaaaaaacatatatattttttatttctaagaataatttatgaattatttattaaaaagataatattgaaaaataaaaaggtcAAATATTTACACaaataaatgtaaaagaTTTAAATTCAATTTTATTGGAATTTTACTAGGTTGAAAATTCatgaaaagaaaattctcaataaaaaaaaaaggaaaaaaaatgtatttatgaataataataagctattaattttataattattattattgtaatATTACTACtctattttgtttttctttttattaaaaaattgacATTGCTACAATGTTAATATTTACTAAATtaggaataaaaaatatacgtATGTGTGTGCTACTTTTAAAGGGAACAAAcgttttaattaaaatttttaaaatattagaataactagttatatatttaatattgtACTTCATTGTAACATTCaatcattttatatttcctcatttaattttttttgtattgtgataaattaaaattttaaaataaaaaaatatgaccacgtaatattcattttgtgatattttacataaaataaaaataaaaaaagtaagacataataaatcaaaaaaaaaattttaaaatttttttttttttttaaattatttaaaattattttttatatataaattctaagttttttaaaaatatgattgaataaatatttttatgaaatactTTAATGCAATATGCTATTCATTAAAGCAAAGttcataaattatataaataaaattttatatgtaatttaaaaaatatatatatataacataaaaattttgtaattGTCTGCTctcttaaattatataatgttttaaatagctctcatttaaaaaaatttatattattccatttaatattttattaataaaaaataaaaaaaaagtgattacatttttttagattaattttttttttaatagtatGAATATTcatagaaaataattattaacaatcaggaaaaaatacaaaaaaaaaaaaaaaaaaaaaaaatatccatatatttattatataactaaaagttttatttatataaatatatttttttttttttttgtctgtatgatttttaaatttaattagtTTAGTAtcacaatttttatttataaggaattaaaaattttgatgaatcattacatttaaattttttttttattattatttgaatttttattcttatgaagtatacaaaatatatgaaGCAAAATGAACGTAGGAAATGAAATAGTTCCCAGATATGGGTTtgaagaaatgaaaaatgaaataagtaAATATGGAGTAGAAATTACTCAGAGTACTTTGAAAAATCCAACAACAGAAGATGTGCAAGGGGTTTATAGTATAtgcataaaatatattttaaataaagatattaataatatcagAATTGAAGAATTTACGGGGGATTTAAAAAGTTCTATGCCTTCAATTGACGGTATTCAAATATTACCAAATGAAGGAAAAAATCATTTACAAGCTATAGGCAATTTGAGATTTATTAGACATTgcgaaaaaattaataaaattttaaatttagatAATACATTAAGCTATATATTTAAACCAGTAAGTAGCCAtataacaaaattaattaatgcttttatacattttatgaaatacaaagaagaaatatataatgaaaatgatgcgaaaataaaaaaaattcaagagaaaaaaaatgaagatagtATTTTGGAAAGTGAATTAAAAACAGTTGATAGTGAATTACATATATTACTTGGAAAACATGATGAGATAAAAAACAGTATTATTAACGAAAAAAACACGAAAAGAAATtatgaagaagaaattaTAGAAAATCAAAATTTGCTTAATGCTCAGCAAAGTGTAATTATATCTTTAAAATCAACTAAAGATAAAATAGCCAATGAAACAAATGAATTAATTTTCCAATTTTCTAGATTAAGGcagaaaaaagaagatttAGAGGATCAAATAGTTCCTTCACCAGAAAAATTACAGCAATACaatgaagaattaaaagaTTTATTATCTGAACATATGTCATATTTTGAATcagataagaaaaaaaatgaagaaattaaaagtaaaatcAATGTATCTGATTTGtgcataaaaaaattagt contains the following coding sequences:
- the NUF2 gene encoding kinetochore protein NUF2, putative — its product is MNVGNEIVPRYGFEEMKNEISKYGVEITQSTLKNPTTEDVQGVYSICIKYILNKDINNIRIEEFTGDLKSSMPSIDGIQILPNEGKNHLQAIGNLRFIRHCEKINKILNLDNTLSYIFKPVSSHITKLINAFIHFMKYKEEIYNENDAKIKKIQEKKNEDSILESELKTVDSELHILLGKHDEIKNSIINEKNTKRNYEEEIIENQNLLNAQQSVIISLKSTKDKIANETNELIFQFSRLRQKKEDLEDQIVPSPEKLQQYNEELKDLLSEHMSYFESDKKKNEEIKSKINVSDLCIKKLVDLLTILTNHVDNTIKQHIDKKNELKNLEKTLKSLKVEKENLENKKEQQDKIISNTEQCFEEEKSKWNKKIQEEERKIVQVEKNVKTIYENIDNINFKTNREIKEIKNLIKHIQDTVNNYNRNCAIITDLIENTRNSQKILSDKIQNNIQKYIKANV